The sequence ACCTGTTATGATAAGAGGGCTGATCTTGTCAGTTCCTCATGTTTAGgcctatgtatgtgtgtatgtatgtgtgtgtgtgtgtgtgtgtgtctttacctcagcctgtttgtctgtgtttgatacAAAGTGTTCAACATACAATTTTTATAACAGATTTTTGACTAAGCAGCTGTTCAGAGATCACACGGAAAAGCCACGTGTTTGTGGATCTGAAAACATCCATAAACACAcgtcaaaaacatcaaatgggGAGTCAAACAGGACAGGAAGCAGCTTTAAAGGAAAAAGTTTGACGTTACAATAACTATCTTGTGCGCACAAGATAAAAAAGCATCATCTGTCAGGATTTCTCAGGAGTTAAATGCTGCTGGTAGCTGTGTAACTTTGTCAGTTCATGAGAGATATGCCTGAGGTAGGTTGAGATCAGTACTCCACATAAATGTTGCTAATTTAAATCAATACGTCCCATGTGTGAACATGTTGGTGTTCAGACTTATTAAAATGTTACTACAAAGTGTAACAAGTGGACATAATGTTTTGCCAAACTACTTTTATAGTACATTTGGTCTTAGTCAACCGTGATGACCCAACAAGCTACTGCCAGCTGTCGTTTAACTTATTAACACCGCACCTGGCTAAGAAATAGACCTGCATATAAAACTACAACTAACACTCGAACAAAttagattaaacaaatgagacataaAAAGTTAATTcatgagctttagagatgctggtaggcagattttctTACCTTCaggcagagccaggctagctgtttcccccccatttccagtgtttgtgctaagctaggctaactgtctGCTgcctccagcttcatatttatcccacagacatgagagtggttttgatcttctcatttaatGCTCTGCAAAAGagtaaataagtgtatttcccaaaatatttaTCTCTTCCTTTAATACATAACCATCATCTCTGTATTTatctttgtttgtctgtctgtttggcTGCAGTATCATTCCAGCGACAGTTACGGGATATATCACACCAGCCCGACACAGCCCAGCCTGATCCGCCCCGTCGTGCTCTGGTCACAACAAGATGTTTGTAAATGGCTGAAGAAACACTGTCCACACAACTATCTAACCTACGTAGAGGCGTTCTCCCATCACGCTATCACAGGTCACACTGCAAAGATAATCAGTACTCATTTTAATGGaagatggatttttaaaaaaacaaaacccaaactgACTTTTTTAGCTCTTTGCTTTTAACTTCCAGGCCGGGCGTTGCTACGTTTGAACGGGGAGAAGCTAGAGAGGATGGGACTCGTGCAAGAGACGCTTCGGCAGGAGCTGCTGCAACaggtgctgcagctgcaggttCAGGAGGAAGGACGCAACCTGCAGCTGCTCAGTAGAGGTGAGGGTGTGTGAGCTTTGGTTTTTCACCACTTCAGTCTCAAACCTTgcctttaaaacatttaaagtattaatctttctgttttctcacagGTTCCTTTGGAAGGATATCGTAACCAGGTTTCTGGAAGATGTGGATGAAAGGAATTCGTTGTATATATGATCAAAAAACTCAAATGTGAATCAGATCTGTGGGAACGGAGCAATCTCTAGGATTGTGTTGTTGCGTGGAAGATCGCAGCTTTTCATCTGCACCATAAACAGACTGACTATGAACTGTGATGAAAAAGCATTATGACAATCTGTTTTGTCAATTTATCACTCTATTCTGTGATTTATTATCATAACTATTCCTCTTGTAGAGTCTCTGcctctttctatctttcttttttttaatgtaaaaaggacaaataaataaaaatatcaaaaaaaatatatgtgtatCTCTTGGTTaaaagcatagactgtataaatgTAGGTTAAAAGCCAGAAATGTGTACGTTATCCTGGGAAATGAGGCTGCAGTGGACACGTGATGATaaactacattacccataatccCTCGGCACGGTTAAGAAGAAATCCATCCATGGCTTTAACCAGCCGATGCCGGCTCCGAGGTCGCAGGATCCCCATGGAAACGGAGTGCGGGACAATAATGTCATCCCGCTCGGACAGGTACATGAGAATATGAGTATTTTTACCTGTGTTTGAGTTCTTTATACCGAAATTATtcatgtaatttttattttttttcctttgtagTCCGCAGCAGCGTCCCGGTTCTGTAATAACCACACTgactcccccctctctcctgcCTGCTCGTCCAAACAGAGCGAATATATCTGACAATGTTTGGGCTCTTATGGTGATACTATTAAATTAAAACCCCTCTCTGTTAgtgtattaatttatttgcaCAGTATAGGGACAGAATAGTGGAAAAAAGATTGATCAAATTCGCTGAAAAACGAAGCTCTCCAGAAGTAGGAGAGCTGCATGCTGACACAGTTGTGCGTCACCGGCTGACTACTGAGAAACCACTAGAATAACCCTataatatacacatacagtatgtaggttATAAGTGGTTTTAGTTTTCAGTCTGTGGGACTCATTGCTGTGCTCACAGAAACCATGAAGATAGTTTTTGTCacccctttttattttcaatatgactcttgattttttttttttagtgttttgatATTTGTAAGTAAccttcaaaaatgtattaaaagatAAACAGCTAAATTATATCACAGCAACCTGTTAAACATAATATTAACTAGTATGTATGTAGCTGCAGATTGGCAGTGGTGgtcatttactcaaatactatggtggaaaaagtgtttttagttaagtaaaagtagcaatactacaCTATAAAAATACTACATTGCAAGTAAAAGTCATAATATTAGCAACTAAATATGcttcaagtatcaaaagtactCATCATGCAGAGTGTCTCCtgttagttttatgtttttggatCATTATTGTTGATGCATGATGTAAGCATTTCTTTAGTTttgtagctggttgaggtggagattatttgaattattttttaatttattggtTCTGTAGGATTAATTAAGTCATAATGATGcatcaaatgttttgtgtgtaaaatcttaacCTGCAAAGTAACTTTTATAGCTGTCAGATGaatgtagtggaataaaaagcacaatattaGTGCTCTGAAATCTACAGGGGtcgaagtataaagtagcaggaAATGGGAATTACTTGTACAATGTCCACATCgtaattttattattgttaattcTTTCTATTCTGCACACACAACATCTTCagtattgcatgtctgtctcttctctgtTGATCCTCCTCATGTTTCCTGCTTTTTCCCTCTGAAGGGATTTTTTGGGGGAGTTGTTCTTTATCTAAACTGAGCATGTAAGGACAGAAGGTGGTGTAttctgtacagattgtaaaacccTTTAAGCACAAATTAATGATTTTTGGACATATCGATAAAACTGACTAGACTTGAAGAGAAAATTGAGCTTTGAGTCATTAGTGCTGTCACTATAAAGGCCATGCAGGTAAAATCATTTCACTCAGCTCACACAAGCAAAAGACAATGTCAGACTATCCTTACTAGGGCTGAAAGGATTGTCGATTCATcgttcagtcattttttttgtgtggttccagcttctccagtgtTAGGATTTTCTTGCTTTTCTGTCTTATATCATCGTCAACTGAGTATCTTTGAGTTctggactgtttgtcagacaaaacaaagcatCTGAAGATTTCATTTAGGGCTTTACGAagctgtgatggacatttttttcactattttcccAGTTGTGTCTCTTGCTACAACATGACTTTAAGGCTATAAACATACATGAATGTCGTTGTCTCTCTAACTTTGCCGTGACTTTGCGTGGATTAGATCAATGAACTGAGAGGAAGGATCAGCAGAAGACGTCCGTCCTGTCCTCTTTTTGCTTACAGGTGCCTCTATTAATACCAGCCCAAGCAGCTCTTCACTGCCAGTGTTACGGTGATCCTCTTAGTCtctggcacacacacaggaagagtcgcacagagagaaaagaggacacATGGACAGTAACAGATGATCATTTTGGCTCCACGGATAAAGACGTGTGCATGAATGGAGTAAGAGCAGACTAGAAACagacgtacacacacacgtttacgGCCTCAGTCAGTTTTATTCCACTGAGGGCCTCTCGCTGTTGTTTTGCGGAGGTTGCCACGGTGACAGGCAACCTGGAGGGTAGGAGGTTGTCGTCTGAAGCGGATATGACTCTGCTGGACTGCAGCGGAGCCAGAATCTCTGGCTGTTGGTCCCTGAGGTCTGACCGCAGGTAAGATCTGACTGCGgtgtttgtgctgttgttttcctCTCGGTGCAGGCAGGAAGCCAAGTTTTCCCAAACACAAAGCTCACATACATATCGCGCGATGCTGTGTGAGCTATAAATAGTCTCAACAGGGGTGGTTGAGAGGTCAGAGGAAGTGCAAGGATCTAGGTTAGTTTGCAGGGATTTTGGTGTAAGAGTGGTTTTTTATTTGTGCTCAGTCACAGAGGGTTGCCTGTTGTGTATCATTACCGAACGAGCGTTTGAATCATCCGTTAGTCTTGAATGCAGAGAGTGTGACGTAAAAGCTGAGCTGACTTTTACATGTCCCATAGTAAACAGTAGTGCGGGAGCCAAATCTCAATCACAGTGATCCAAGCTGTGATGTGCAGGTTAAAGTATTATAGAGCAACATTAACACCATCTAGATTCCTTTACAAACCTGAAATAACATTAGAAAACATCAAAGCTCTGTTTTATTCCACAGCATTTGGATTTGACCTCACAGGAGGTtcagcagctcaacaggaaaactcAAAACAAAATCTTACGCAACAAACGcaacattgtgtttgtgtaactgctcagaaatgttttcttcttgcACCACAGGTTTTTGGCATACTTGAAATCGCATCTTCATGCTTTGTTGTTCGGTGCGACGCTGTCAGTCTGtcaaactgaaatatgaaaGTTCAATTAAatccatttcttttctttctcatcatagaaatgtcttttttctttccgtacatacataaacaagacaaagaatCTACGCCCACGCTTGCAGCTCTGTGATGCTCGTTCCAAAGAAAACCAAACTAAAAGCAAAATTAGTTTTTGATCTTTAGCGGCTGTGTTGAAATAAATGGAATAATTGGCTGTAGTGGGTGGTGTCAGAATAAAAGCCTTTATTAACCTTTATCAGAAGGTTTCAAAACACCAGAGACGACGATGAAAATAAGTGAAGGACCTTATTGTTCTGTCCctgacaaagtctgatatgttggattatattttttcataaatatgttAGAATGTGGTCAATAAACTAAACCACAGATTTAGTGTTAGATGAGAAAAGATATGAAAAATGAGAGATGTAAGAAGATGTAGCCGGCTCTCCACTCTGGCACCAGGTTTGGTACTGGCTCCGGCACTGGTCCGTGGCCGGCAGTGACCAGTGCTGGAGCCGGTACCAAACCTGGTCACACACTGTTTCCCCAGTGCTGCTGCCTCTGACATTTCTAAAAAAGCTCCAGGGTTTACTGCCATCACTCCCGTCCTCCATTAAAAGACTAATAATCCACGTGGGAGCAAATGACACAGTTCTTCAACAGTCCGAGTTGACCAAATCTGATTTTAACCATCTTTTTAATTTCCTAAAGTGTTGtggaaagtctgtttttatctcaggTCCCATTACCACAGTAGGCCGCGGTACTGGTTGTTAGACTCCTTAGCCTTCACAACTGGCTTCAGTCTGCTTGTAGGGCTCATGATGTGGgttttattgacaattttaacCTGCTTCAGGACTGATTGTCTCTCTTTAACAGTGATAGAATTCACTCAAACAAACTGGGCTCACAAATGCTAGCTGCTAACATACAGCATGTGGTGCAGTCCTCTCCACATGACTGACCATTTACACTCTATTAACCCCCCGGAGTGTCCCTGCATGGTCAGGCACCTGTCCACATCTCTGACCTGCTTCATCCTTATATCACCAGTAGGTCACTTAGGTCTTCTGACCAGGGCTTACTGGTTGTCGCTCACTCTCAAAGGTGATTGTGCCTTTGAAGTGGTGGCTCCGACACTGTGTAACTCTCTTCCTATAGACATACAGTCTCTGTTGAcgcctttaaaaagcagctgaagaCTCATTTATTCAAACTGTTCATTGTCTCGCCTCATACTGTCTAgtgtttgtaattttgtgtgtttttgttgcttaTGTTATAtcgtttgtttcttttttactatttttatggtcgtgttttttcacagttttactcttgtgaagcactttgtgacctTCCTCTGTGAAAGACCATGAATGTCAGCACCAAATTGCTCGGTAATCCATCTAACAGTCGGGtagacatttcactctgaagTGGCACTAGGGGAAAATCCTAATCCTAAAAGTCCTAAAATTAATCCTCCGGAGACCGTGAATGCCTGGataaaatttcatggcaatccattcaagATATTGAATGGGATATTTCAATCTATTTCAACCAAAGTGACGGACGGAAAAATAATCTaagaattatgtttttgttcatgtatATTTCTGTTCTACATGTATTGTATATTACGTGGACTCCATGTGGAAAATACGTACATTTGTGTTGTCAAACTggtatataaaaatatatagaatgATCTGTAGGTAtagaaaaagtacattttaccacatttcatatttttatgttattcttAACATgaagttttgttgtttgaggACAGTTCTCTGATACTGCCGTGACTTTTATCAAACCTTTGCATGGAGCTGATGGTTCGTTCAGGCTGTAACCTGccctgctgtttgttgttttgcagtgGGAGTGGGGAGGACTCGTTGGACCGGCTCCTGCCCCCCGCCGGGGCCCCTCGCAGAAAGAGCGCTACCTCGCTGAGTAAAAGTGAGCCTCCCTTGCTCCGCACAGGCACACGCACCATCTACACCGCTGGCCGACCTCCCTGGTATGACGAGCACGGAGCGCAGTCAAAAGAGGCCTTTGTCATCGGTACGACACTCACTGATGATGTATTTACTCCTCTACCTTCGTGCCAAGTTGTGGCTTTGAGCTGCAGAACCTGTCTTTTTGTCCCATTCTGTCTTattatacacataaacacatgcatacCGCCAGACAACATTAGACAcactctgaaaaacacacataatgGGCCATTGAAATGCTGTGTGGATCCGCAGGGTTGTGTGGGGGCAGCGCCTCAGGGAAGACCACCGTGGCCAATAAGATCATTGAGGCTCTGGATGTGCCGTGGGTTGTGCTGTTGTCTATGGATTCTTTCTACAAGGTGAGAGATTCATGCATTTTAGTcacttttgtcttgttttatttggttGTTAGCAATTATCTGTGGGTTCATTGTAGGAAGAATTGATCATCTCTGGGATGACAATGTTTTGTTCATCTTGAGAGCGTGATTTGTTATCGCAACACTTCAAAATAATCATTATACTGCTGTCACAGTTTTGAGTGTTGTGGTAACACTTTAAATTacagtgtttatgttttgtaCATATGAAATAGGAGGTGCATAGAAGTATAGGAAATAAGGGATaacaatgttgtttttaggAAGGacctaaaaacaacaaatgaagaaatgaaaagcataattaaaaatcaattttaagTCAACTGTCAATAAATAAAGGCATTTATATACACTTACAAGTGAATTTCACACTACAGAGAAGCGAGCTGGTCTGACAAAAATAGATCCGATGATgcctctgtccttttttttttagaaacaggTACTTACAACTTGTATATGGGAAGTAGGTAGGCAgagtttagattttattttatgtaacagtTACTATATCAGCAGGAAAACAATTATCTTTTCAGTCGTTAATACTCGATCTGATCACCAATTGTATTTATTCTGTAATCTTAAGTTTGTTTATGAGTTACTTACATATTCAGCTCCATAAATCTTTATGATATAATGATATAACAGGACATAAAAGCTGGTCTACGTTCTTCTCTAACATCAGTATTGATCGTGAGATGGATCTTACATTGGACCCCAAAACTTCATTATTGCTCCCCaataattaattatcatttaaaaacattttataactaTCACTACGTATAAAGATAAACCTGTCTTCCTATGCCAAATGTTTTGTTCACCAGCAACAATACTTTTCACCATATTAATGATAGTAagtactttttaaatatatcaatatatcttTAGTGTTAACCCACTTCttgtacagtaaaaacattattgtcttttaattaactgtgttttctttaattaCAGTGcaatttaaacacaacatttacttttttcctaACTTCATGTCTTCTTCccttgtatgtatatatttgtccCGGTATAGGTACCCAGAAAGTATTTTGTTAATATTGTATGTTCTATATAATTACACTGTAATATGTGTGCTGTATCCTTAAGTGTTACAGACACACTAAAACCACACATGCACGtagaaaaataggaaaaaacCCCATCACATCTTCTCAAAGCCCAATTTGATGCccaaatttcttgttttgtcgaatcaacagcacaaaaacacaaagatgttacattttttgtcatagaagacaaagaaacctgatatatatttttatttgagcaGTGGGAACCACTaaatttttggctttttttaaatgactttaacgattaatcaattatcaaattaCTTGCCGATTTTCAACCACTAATAAATACCAGACGTGCCAGCTGACTGATCAGCTGCACCAGGACTAAATCAATGATTTTAGTCCTAAAACCGTCTGTAAGTTAAAACATCGACACATATCAACACCAAATGCTCCCGACATCATGTAAACATCTTTAGTTCCTCCGAGGCTTTTAGTGCACTGTTGAGAGGAGGTTTATTTCTGCTGATGGCAAATGCTTCTTTAAGAAGAAGGACGTCTAAATATTTACTTTGATcaattatttacatgtttttgtttttgttgcgaTTGTCTTATTCATGAGTCGTCTCCACCTACTATACAATATGTTCCAGGTGTCGAGTCATTTCAACAGGAAGCTTCATTATATCAGTTACATGTTTGAATTCATTACATGATGTTTGGATCCTCTGGTGAATTCACTAAATATGGAAATGTTTCAGATATTCAGTGATGTCAATGTAATCAACATGCAGCCGGAACATTTGAACTgaacttttacatatttaaGGTGTCAAATCTTTTAGTGAGTGTGAAATATAACATCTCCTTGCAGTCCTGTGTTGTTATGAACTATTTGGTTCGAGTCTTACAATTTGTTCTAGAGAAAGACTGATCaatattttagtgtgttttggTGTCACTGGAAGGTTTTCAGAACACAGTTTAATCATGATCTTATCTATAATCTTGTATGGAAATCTTTCATTGGAGTTCTTGATTAAAACTGTTAGTGAGTTTTTTGGCTCCTCTGATCCAAGAGAAGTCTCTTTTTATTAGCTGTTTATTAGCCTCTAACTGCTCCTGATGATTGTTTTCAAGTAAAACCTAAAACTTGAAACTGCAACAATGCCCGTCCTTTTTTTTAGAGTAACTCTgcccttatatatatatatttaaatatcagtGGATCTACTGGTTTCAGgaaatacactcacacagagagagacacactaTAAATAGATTAAACTCAAAGGTTGAAGAGTTATCACTGATATGGGATGAAACTGTACTTCCTCTTTTGTCcttaaaatattcataacatGCTTTATCAGCAACATCGTGTGACTCTGAACATTAACCTGTTGTGTCTGACAGGTTTTATCTCCCGAGGAGCAAACCTTGGCAGCAAGTAACGACTACAACTTTGATCATCCGGGGGCATTTGACTTTGAGCTGCTGGTTGCCACTTTGCGGAAACTGAAGCAGGGCAAGAGTGTGAAGATCCCAGTGTATGATTTCACCACACACGGAAGACAGAAAGACTGGgtgagttgtgtttttatcacagCAGGCAGCCTCGTTTCTACACACTTCTCCTCAATATGGATTTTCTGAAAGATTTTAACTGCTTAAAGTTTAAATAtgcagaaagaagaaagaaccctcagtttttctctttgttaaaT is a genomic window of Thunnus maccoyii chromosome 4, fThuMac1.1, whole genome shotgun sequence containing:
- the samd10a gene encoding sterile alpha motif domain-containing protein 10a isoform X1 yields the protein MAVDAASSFSFCRPAVEYRALPEDFKHQLSRRTGGNLTWHDGRGQKTAGGRTVKLLQQPGTEALQYHSSDSYGIYHTSPTQPSLIRPVVLWSQQDVCKWLKKHCPHNYLTYVEAFSHHAITGRALLRLNGEKLERMGLVQETLRQELLQQVLQLQVQEEGRNLQLLSRGEGSFGRIS
- the samd10a gene encoding sterile alpha motif domain-containing protein 10a isoform X2, with product MAVDAASSFSFCRPAVEYRALPEDFKHQLSRRTGGNLTWHDGRGQKTAGGRTVKLLQQPGTEALQYHSSDSYGIYHTSPTQPSLIRPVVLWSQQDVCKWLKKHCPHNYLTYVEAFSHHAITGRALLRLNGEKLERMGLVQETLRQELLQQVLQLQVQEEGRNLQLLSRGSFGRIS